In Mycoplasma sp. Mirounga ES2805-ORL, a single window of DNA contains:
- a CDS encoding YebC/PmpR family DNA-binding transcriptional regulator: MSGHSHWAGIKHKKGANDAARGKVFQKLFKEIYVAATTSGGPDPETNSTLKLAISKAKSKNMPKANIDRALAKAKGEKDSSSFTELLFNATISGGATFLIKTLTDNVNRTKSSIAALFNRQNATLGKTGQVPFQFDYKGVLEINKSLIPSEDLLLEFAFTLDIENIETEDDTYLITTTPENFSDVKSAIEEKFNIQEFVQCEVTYIPNSFINYEKDKLEKLEEFIEKLEDDDDVQEVFHNIDFEEE; this comes from the coding sequence ATGTCAGGACATTCACATTGAGCAGGAATTAAGCACAAAAAGGGTGCTAATGATGCCGCTAGAGGAAAAGTATTTCAAAAACTATTTAAAGAGATTTATGTAGCAGCTACAACTTCTGGAGGACCAGATCCAGAAACAAACTCAACATTAAAATTAGCTATTTCTAAAGCGAAAAGTAAAAATATGCCAAAGGCTAATATTGATAGAGCCTTAGCAAAAGCAAAAGGTGAAAAAGATTCCTCATCATTTACTGAATTATTATTCAATGCAACAATTTCTGGAGGTGCAACATTTTTAATTAAAACTTTGACAGATAATGTTAATAGAACTAAATCATCAATCGCAGCACTATTCAATAGACAAAACGCAACACTGGGAAAAACAGGACAAGTACCTTTTCAATTTGATTATAAAGGTGTTTTAGAAATTAATAAATCACTTATACCTAGTGAGGATTTATTACTAGAATTTGCATTTACTTTAGATATTGAAAATATTGAAACAGAAGATGATACTTATTTAATTACAACAACACCCGAAAATTTTTCAGATGTGAAATCAGCAATAGAAGAGAAATTTAATATTCAAGAATTTGTTCAATGTGAAGTTACATATATTCCAAATTCATTTATTAATTATGAAAAAGACAAACTTGAAAAATTAGAAGAATTTATTGAAAAACTTGAAGATGATGATGATGTTCAAGAAGTATTCCATAATATCGATTTTGAAGAAGAATAA